In a single window of the Natronogracilivirga saccharolytica genome:
- the aspS gene encoding aspartate--tRNA ligase encodes MTLIRTHTCGELNRDNTGETAILNGWVDTRRDLGGVIFIDLRDRYGKTQVVFSPQDDKQAHQLADQLRSEYVIGVEGKVKERDPENVNPNMSTGQIELRVTSLQIYSKADTPPFEIVDDVKTNEDLRLKHRYLDLRRPVMQRNMLLRSAIYRQTRDYFHKHDFAEVETPFLMRSTPEGARDYLVPSRVNPGKFYALPQSPQTYKQILMVSGMDRYFQIVKCFRDEDLRADRQPEFTQIDVEMSFVDEEGIYSMGEGLMQSILSGVMGADVEAPFPRMTYEEAMKTYGTDKPDTRFDMKFVDFSEIVRFSEFRVFSKTVAEGGAVIGFVVPGKGDLGRGVLDRLTKRTRDEIGAGGLIYIKNNEEEVYSSVSKFVSDEMTADMVSHSGADKGDLILILAGPTKTVYKQLGDLRLMIAEEYDMIDTSRYRLLWVTDFPLLEYDEEDGRYYAMHHPFTSPHQDDMDKLESDPSKVRARAYDLVMNGSEIGGGSIRIHNSEVQSRMFKALGIGPEEAQQKFGFLLDAFRYGAPPHGGIALGLDRVAMLLAGAKSLREVIAFPKNQRAVSLMDNCPDVVDEGQLEELHIRLAPGTGDR; translated from the coding sequence ATGACATTGATCAGAACACATACATGCGGAGAACTGAACCGCGACAATACAGGGGAAACGGCAATTCTGAACGGATGGGTTGACACCCGCCGCGATCTTGGAGGTGTAATTTTCATCGACTTGCGCGACCGGTACGGAAAAACCCAGGTGGTTTTTTCACCCCAGGATGACAAACAGGCTCATCAGCTTGCCGACCAGCTGCGCTCAGAGTATGTGATCGGGGTTGAAGGCAAAGTGAAAGAAAGGGATCCGGAAAACGTCAACCCGAATATGTCGACCGGGCAGATAGAACTCCGGGTTACCAGTCTTCAGATCTACTCCAAAGCAGACACACCGCCATTTGAAATTGTTGACGACGTAAAAACCAATGAAGATCTGCGCCTGAAGCACCGCTATCTGGATCTTCGCCGGCCGGTAATGCAGAGAAATATGCTTCTTCGTTCGGCCATTTACCGGCAGACCAGAGACTATTTCCACAAACATGATTTTGCCGAGGTTGAGACACCGTTTCTGATGAGAAGCACTCCGGAAGGCGCGCGTGACTATCTGGTGCCCAGCCGCGTCAACCCCGGTAAATTCTATGCCCTTCCCCAGAGTCCCCAGACATACAAGCAGATTCTGATGGTTTCGGGAATGGATCGCTACTTCCAGATTGTCAAGTGTTTCCGCGATGAAGACCTCAGAGCCGACCGGCAGCCGGAGTTCACCCAGATCGACGTGGAAATGTCGTTTGTGGATGAAGAGGGAATCTACAGCATGGGCGAGGGGCTCATGCAAAGCATTCTGAGCGGAGTCATGGGTGCCGACGTAGAAGCACCGTTTCCCAGAATGACCTACGAAGAGGCAATGAAAACCTACGGAACCGACAAGCCGGATACACGCTTCGACATGAAATTTGTCGATTTTTCGGAAATCGTCCGCTTTTCTGAGTTCCGCGTCTTTTCCAAAACCGTCGCCGAGGGCGGCGCTGTCATCGGTTTTGTTGTGCCGGGCAAAGGGGATCTCGGACGGGGCGTTCTGGACCGGCTCACCAAACGCACCCGTGACGAAATCGGGGCAGGCGGACTCATCTACATCAAAAATAATGAAGAAGAGGTTTATTCCAGCGTCAGTAAATTTGTATCCGATGAGATGACCGCAGATATGGTCAGCCACAGCGGCGCGGACAAGGGTGATCTCATTCTTATTCTTGCCGGACCCACGAAGACGGTGTACAAACAGCTTGGCGACCTTCGTCTGATGATAGCAGAGGAGTATGATATGATCGACACATCCCGGTATCGCCTTCTTTGGGTGACCGATTTCCCGCTGCTCGAATACGATGAGGAGGACGGACGGTATTATGCCATGCACCATCCGTTTACCTCGCCTCACCAGGACGATATGGACAAGCTCGAGTCGGACCCTTCAAAAGTGCGGGCGCGTGCATACGATCTCGTCATGAACGGAAGCGAAATCGGAGGCGGATCGATTCGTATCCACAATTCGGAAGTGCAGTCGCGGATGTTCAAGGCACTCGGCATCGGCCCGGAAGAAGCACAGCAAAAATTCGGTTTTCTGCTGGATGCGTTCCGGTACGGCGCTCCTCCGCACGGCGGCATCGCCCTTGGTCTGGACCGGGTAGCCATGCTGCTCGCCGGAGCAAAAAGCCTGAGAGAAGTCATCGCATTCCCGAAAAATCAGCGGGCAGTCAGCCTGATGGACAATTGTCCGGATGTTGTTGACGAAGGCCAGCTTGAGGAGCTGCACATTCGGCTTGCTCCCGGCACAGGTGACCGGTAA
- a CDS encoding sensor histidine kinase → MKNHDSSHKRLDKKQIKVTEPAGLLFKSNTRNQPVLQNLPAPELPAEKMKNYHPATKTKDQGQGLSSKIETIEEERRKISRELHDGVGQMLTAAFLNLEVLESAIENGDDNALSVLHKIRKLLDTTIQETRNISHSLRPSILDDFGLIPGLRMLAEEFSDATGISTIFQHFNFDARLDPKLETTLYRICQEALNNIARHSGATEATIEIFKRSGNILVSINDNGKGIPKNYHKSQNFRAGTGLNNIKERIELHNGKLSINTMNKSGTELLIEFPAGD, encoded by the coding sequence ATGAAAAATCATGATTCATCACATAAACGACTGGACAAGAAGCAAATAAAAGTTACTGAACCTGCCGGTCTTCTTTTTAAAAGCAACACCCGCAACCAGCCCGTACTTCAGAACCTGCCGGCACCTGAACTGCCTGCTGAAAAGATGAAGAATTACCATCCGGCAACCAAAACGAAAGATCAGGGCCAGGGTCTGTCATCAAAAATTGAAACTATTGAAGAAGAGCGCCGGAAAATTTCAAGGGAGTTGCATGACGGGGTCGGACAAATGCTGACAGCCGCTTTTCTGAATCTTGAAGTGCTTGAGTCTGCCATTGAAAACGGGGATGATAATGCCCTTTCAGTACTGCACAAGATCAGAAAACTTCTGGATACCACCATTCAGGAGACCCGGAATATTTCCCACAGCCTGCGTCCATCCATTCTCGACGATTTCGGACTTATTCCCGGGTTACGCATGCTGGCCGAAGAGTTCTCTGATGCCACCGGTATTAGCACCATCTTCCAGCATTTCAATTTTGATGCCCGGCTGGATCCCAAACTGGAAACCACGTTGTATCGAATTTGTCAGGAAGCACTGAACAACATAGCCAGACATTCCGGAGCAACCGAGGCAACCATTGAAATTTTCAAACGAAGCGGCAATATTCTCGTCAGCATTAACGACAATGGAAAAGGTATTCCAAAAAACTACCATAAAAGCCAGAATTTCCGGGCAGGCACCGGACTGAATAACATCAAGGAGCGTATTGAACTGCACAACGGAAAACTAAGTATTAACACCATGAACAAATCCGGTACAGAATTACTGATTGAATTTCCGGCCGGGGATTGA
- a CDS encoding BrxA/BrxB family bacilliredoxin: MQFGYGMGPDTSWMRKELTDLGVQELKAPEDVDNVFGSPEGTMLLVINSVCGCAAGNARPGLKLAMEHPKKPDSVYTVFAGQDKDATARAREYFSEFPPSSPAFAFFVDGEIKAMIPRHRIEGRTAQEVSDDLVMIFDSFCKQEA, from the coding sequence ATGCAATTTGGATATGGAATGGGACCTGATACGTCCTGGATGCGAAAAGAACTTACCGATTTGGGTGTGCAAGAACTGAAAGCGCCTGAGGATGTTGACAACGTATTCGGCTCGCCCGAAGGAACCATGCTGCTTGTGATTAACTCTGTCTGCGGCTGTGCCGCCGGAAATGCACGGCCCGGTCTCAAACTTGCCATGGAGCACCCCAAAAAACCGGATTCTGTCTACACGGTTTTTGCCGGACAGGACAAGGATGCCACTGCTCGCGCCAGAGAGTACTTCAGCGAATTTCCGCCATCATCTCCTGCCTTTGCCTTTTTTGTTGACGGGGAAATCAAGGCGATGATCCCCAGACACCGTATCGAAGGCAGAACAGCCCAGGAGGTTTCCGATGATCTGGTGATGATTTTCGATTCGTTCTGCAAGCAGGAAGCTTGA
- a CDS encoding ABC1 kinase family protein, with protein sequence MSKFPSSRLERSARIARTGFRVGKNYAMHHFKHSLTRNGAAEEAKKKMHTANATYLYEEFSQLRGTALKLAQTLSLDHGILPDEFADIMAQAQYRVPPISKSVVRQVIKKELGEYPETLFASFEADASAAASIGQVHRARLHDGRDVMVKVQYPDIRASIGSDLSMAKMVFKRMVSSSRTDDYFAEVQERMMEETDYRHEGQQIAAFRERYHGNEFEIPEYVEEYSTAHVLTMTRVTGRHLGEFLEKNPGQEEKDRYGQLLWDFFNIQINDSRTLHADAHPGNFMLTGDGRLGVLDFGCVKVCPPDFFHDYVRLLPAHLENDEETLWPLYARLGLVREDSADREYEKYFFELCRSFGDLVVMPYTRDTFDFGDEAFSGKYKSLIKEATSQPEPRGTHHFIYVTRAHVGLYRMLMQLEANVRTRPARDRIMNWWAGRAEEA encoded by the coding sequence ATGAGCAAATTCCCTTCATCACGGCTTGAACGCAGTGCCCGCATTGCCCGGACCGGTTTCCGGGTGGGCAAGAACTATGCGATGCATCATTTCAAACATTCGCTTACACGCAATGGTGCGGCTGAGGAAGCCAAAAAGAAAATGCACACTGCAAATGCCACCTATCTTTATGAAGAATTCTCTCAGCTTCGGGGAACAGCTCTGAAACTTGCCCAGACACTGAGTCTCGACCACGGGATCCTGCCTGATGAGTTTGCCGATATCATGGCTCAGGCGCAATACCGGGTCCCGCCGATCAGCAAGTCAGTTGTCCGGCAGGTCATAAAAAAAGAGCTTGGTGAATACCCCGAGACTCTGTTCGCTTCCTTTGAGGCTGATGCCTCGGCGGCGGCCTCCATCGGGCAGGTTCACCGGGCGCGGCTTCACGACGGACGTGATGTCATGGTGAAGGTGCAGTATCCGGATATCAGGGCCAGTATCGGGTCAGACCTGAGTATGGCGAAAATGGTATTCAAACGTATGGTGAGCAGCAGCCGCACCGATGACTATTTTGCCGAGGTTCAGGAGCGGATGATGGAGGAAACCGACTACCGGCATGAAGGACAACAGATTGCCGCCTTCAGAGAACGTTATCACGGAAACGAATTTGAAATTCCCGAGTATGTTGAAGAATACTCTACGGCGCATGTGCTTACCATGACACGGGTAACCGGCCGGCACCTTGGCGAGTTTCTGGAAAAAAATCCGGGGCAAGAGGAAAAGGACCGGTACGGCCAGCTGCTGTGGGATTTTTTCAATATCCAGATCAATGACTCACGGACTCTGCATGCCGATGCCCATCCCGGCAATTTCATGCTTACCGGTGACGGCCGTCTCGGAGTGCTTGACTTCGGATGCGTCAAGGTTTGTCCGCCGGACTTTTTCCATGATTATGTGCGGCTTCTGCCCGCTCATCTTGAAAATGATGAGGAGACACTGTGGCCTCTGTATGCCCGGCTTGGACTGGTGCGGGAAGATTCCGCTGACCGCGAGTACGAAAAATACTTTTTTGAACTGTGCCGGTCCTTCGGTGACCTGGTTGTGATGCCCTACACCAGGGATACCTTTGACTTCGGCGATGAAGCGTTCAGCGGTAAGTACAAATCGCTGATCAAGGAAGCAACATCACAGCCCGAGCCGCGGGGAACACATCATTTTATATACGTCACCCGTGCGCATGTCGGTCTCTACCGTATGCTGATGCAGCTCGAAGCCAATGTCCGGACCCGGCCGGCAAGGGACCGGATTATGAACTGGTGGGCAGGCCGGGCAGAAGAAGCGTAA
- a CDS encoding superoxide dismutase has product MAFTLPDLPYAYDALEPHIDAKTMEIHHSKHHQTYVTKANDALKGHPMADRPVEEVLKNIDSIGADIKQAVINNAGGHANHSLFWQILSPNGGGQPKGSVADAINSTFGSFDDFKEKFTNAGLTRFGSGWAWLVVNRNGKIEVKSTLNQDSPLMDGQLPILGLDVWEHAYYLKYQNRRPDYIAAFWNVVNWDKVEENFRNATS; this is encoded by the coding sequence ATGGCTTTTACACTTCCTGATCTTCCTTATGCCTATGATGCGCTGGAGCCGCATATAGACGCTAAAACCATGGAAATTCATCACAGCAAACACCATCAGACCTATGTGACCAAGGCAAATGACGCTCTCAAGGGGCATCCCATGGCTGACCGTCCGGTAGAAGAAGTGTTGAAAAATATTGATAGTATCGGAGCTGACATCAAACAGGCCGTGATCAACAACGCGGGCGGACATGCCAACCATTCGCTGTTCTGGCAGATACTGAGCCCCAACGGCGGCGGCCAGCCAAAAGGCTCTGTGGCCGATGCCATCAACAGCACATTCGGCTCTTTTGATGATTTCAAAGAGAAATTTACCAACGCCGGACTCACACGGTTCGGTTCCGGCTGGGCGTGGCTCGTTGTGAACAGGAACGGAAAAATTGAGGTCAAATCAACGCTGAATCAGGACAGCCCTCTGATGGACGGCCAGCTTCCCATACTGGGACTGGATGTCTGGGAGCATGCATACTACCTGAAATATCAGAACCGCCGTCCCGACTACATTGCCGCGTTCTGGAATGTAGTGAACTGGGATAAAGTTGAGGAAAATTTCCGCAACGCAACATCCTGA
- a CDS encoding response regulator transcription factor, with protein MNSIAEKIRVLVADDHDIVRYGICSVIGASDDIEVVSEAASGKEAIDQYKKVQPDVCMLDISMPELNGIETTRSLLELDKDARILILTMHINEEYLNQVLNAGASGYILKNSDRDELLRSIRSVYNGDQAFSRSISRLMTDRYVKNVRNPDTTPQDKVHQLTRRELEVIRLIAEGYTSHEISEMLYISPRTVDTHRSNVMNKLEIKNTAGLVRFALENDIIEG; from the coding sequence ATGAACTCTATTGCGGAAAAAATCAGGGTTCTGGTTGCCGATGACCACGACATCGTACGCTACGGAATTTGCAGTGTTATTGGTGCATCCGACGACATCGAAGTTGTCAGTGAGGCGGCAAGCGGCAAAGAGGCTATTGATCAATACAAAAAGGTGCAGCCGGATGTCTGCATGCTGGATATTTCCATGCCGGAACTTAACGGCATAGAGACAACCCGTTCCCTGCTTGAACTGGACAAGGACGCGCGTATACTGATACTGACCATGCATATTAATGAGGAGTATCTGAACCAGGTTCTCAACGCCGGGGCCAGCGGTTACATCCTCAAAAACAGTGACCGGGATGAGCTGCTCAGAAGCATCCGGTCGGTCTACAATGGTGATCAGGCCTTCAGCCGGTCAATATCACGGCTCATGACCGATCGATACGTAAAAAATGTCCGGAATCCGGATACCACCCCGCAGGATAAAGTCCATCAGCTTACCCGACGAGAACTTGAAGTGATCAGGCTGATTGCCGAAGGGTATACCAGCCATGAAATATCTGAAATGCTCTACATAAGTCCCAGGACGGTCGACACGCACCGGTCGAATGTCATGAACAAGCTTGAAATCAAGAACACGGCCGGACTGGTTCGCTTCGCTCTTGAAAATGACATCATTGAGGGCTGA
- the proS gene encoding proline--tRNA ligase — translation MAKKITARSKDYSQWYLDVVREAQLASHSPVRGCMVIKPNGYELWENMQRGLDGMFKETGHRNAYFPLFIPKSFLSKEAQHVEGFAKECAVITHSRLVNTDDGVGVDPASKLEEELIVRPTSETIIWDTYRDWIQSYRDLPVLINQWANVVRWEMRTRLFLRTMEFLWQEGHTAHATEEDALEEAHRMLEVYRTFAEDYMAMPVETGVKTASERFAGAVETFCIEAMMQDGKALQAGTSHFLGQNFAKAFDVRFQDQDGKEKYVWATSWGVSTRLIGGLIMTHSDDNGLVLPPRLAPVQVVIVPIWRNDDEKSRVMEYGNSLLAPLRDAGIRVRFDDREQYKPGWKFAQHEVEGTPLRLAVGPRDVENDKVEIARRDTMEKELTDRQNIEKKVRELLDTIQSDLLSAARTRTREQTRTAETYDEFKQILDSEGGFIYAHWDGTAETEEQIKNDTKATIRCLPLKPEKNPGKCMVTGKDSPYPVLFARSY, via the coding sequence ATGGCAAAAAAAATCACGGCAAGAAGCAAGGACTATTCACAGTGGTATCTCGATGTGGTGCGCGAAGCTCAGCTGGCTTCCCACTCTCCCGTTCGCGGATGCATGGTTATCAAGCCCAACGGCTATGAACTGTGGGAAAACATGCAGCGCGGACTCGACGGGATGTTCAAAGAGACCGGCCACCGCAATGCTTACTTCCCGTTATTCATACCCAAGTCGTTTCTTTCAAAGGAAGCGCAGCATGTGGAGGGATTTGCCAAAGAATGCGCCGTTATCACCCACAGCCGCCTGGTCAATACGGATGATGGCGTCGGCGTAGACCCCGCATCCAAACTGGAAGAAGAGCTGATCGTGCGTCCCACATCGGAAACCATCATCTGGGATACCTACCGGGACTGGATCCAGTCCTACCGCGACCTGCCCGTGCTGATCAATCAGTGGGCCAATGTCGTCCGGTGGGAAATGCGCACAAGGCTGTTTCTGAGAACTATGGAATTTCTGTGGCAGGAAGGACATACCGCTCATGCTACCGAGGAAGATGCCCTCGAAGAAGCACACCGGATGCTCGAAGTCTACCGTACTTTTGCCGAAGACTACATGGCCATGCCGGTAGAAACCGGCGTCAAGACCGCTTCGGAGCGGTTCGCTGGTGCTGTCGAAACATTTTGCATCGAAGCGATGATGCAGGACGGCAAGGCGCTTCAGGCAGGAACATCCCACTTCCTGGGCCAGAACTTCGCAAAAGCGTTTGATGTCCGCTTCCAGGATCAGGACGGAAAAGAAAAATACGTATGGGCAACCAGCTGGGGGGTCTCTACCCGGCTGATCGGCGGCCTGATCATGACCCATTCCGATGACAACGGACTGGTACTGCCCCCGCGGCTTGCTCCGGTTCAGGTAGTCATTGTCCCGATCTGGCGCAACGATGATGAAAAATCCCGTGTCATGGAGTACGGAAACAGCCTGCTTGCCCCGCTGCGTGATGCCGGCATACGGGTCCGGTTCGACGACCGCGAGCAGTACAAGCCGGGGTGGAAATTTGCCCAGCACGAAGTGGAAGGCACACCCCTGAGACTGGCCGTCGGTCCGCGGGATGTCGAAAACGACAAGGTTGAAATTGCCCGGCGTGACACCATGGAAAAAGAGCTTACCGACAGGCAAAACATTGAAAAAAAAGTCCGCGAACTTCTTGACACCATTCAGTCAGACCTGCTGAGTGCCGCCAGGACACGCACCCGGGAACAGACCCGCACCGCAGAAACATACGACGAATTCAAGCAGATTCTGGACAGCGAGGGCGGTTTTATATATGCCCACTGGGACGGCACCGCCGAAACCGAAGAACAGATCAAGAACGACACAAAGGCAACTATCCGGTGCCTGCCGCTCAAACCCGAAAAAAATCCGGGGAAATGCATGGTGACCGGCAAGGATTCACCGTATCCCGTGCTATTTGCCCGGTCTTACTGA
- a CDS encoding NAD(P)H-hydrate dehydratase: MQNSGINHYDLLLATAAQSREIDRLTIEELGLPGETLMEIAGSRAADLLKEKLIPGDSVLFVCGKGNNAGDAFVIARLLTDYGIHAAIYPVMGTDGFSDDAQKNYDRLLKLAGISGKKIAVWQDWQDPSGFDLIVDGIFGTGIDKEVRQPVSDIIGKMNRSGIPVCALDIPSGIHCDTGRTLGTAVRAETTIQFGLNKLGCYLGDGPDCAGTRVLASLPFPNRYKHSVSVRLAEMNREATEALLHTPPSRRSHKYNNGVVHVIGGSPGLTGAPAYTARAAWTLGLGAVSLIHPAGWQTAATLETPSIIRYPAGGDTDHHFTPDHIEQVLNTLREKPGVAVIGPGIGRNEGTMAFCREIIRRSEGPLVIDADALRCLAGAGALLKERSEKGPVVLTPHPGELKALTDTGSGDDSDRLRAAISYSESTGATVLAKGNPVIVHSAEEKKTILTPYDSTIFARAGFGDILAGNLAAFLSRTSQPSRGSEAALVYGYHKWNEIVSRGKPFPEPSDFT; this comes from the coding sequence ATGCAGAATTCCGGCATAAATCATTACGACTTGCTCCTGGCAACGGCCGCGCAAAGCCGGGAAATTGACCGTCTGACCATCGAGGAGCTCGGACTGCCCGGTGAGACCCTGATGGAAATTGCAGGCAGCAGAGCTGCCGATCTGCTGAAGGAGAAACTGATCCCCGGCGATTCCGTACTGTTTGTCTGCGGCAAAGGCAATAATGCCGGTGATGCATTTGTAATTGCACGGCTGCTCACTGACTACGGAATTCACGCGGCGATATATCCGGTGATGGGAACGGACGGATTCTCCGATGACGCACAAAAAAACTACGACCGTCTTCTGAAACTGGCCGGAATCAGCGGGAAAAAGATTGCGGTTTGGCAGGACTGGCAGGATCCTTCCGGCTTCGACCTGATCGTTGACGGCATTTTCGGTACGGGGATTGACAAAGAGGTGCGGCAACCGGTTTCAGATATTATCGGCAAGATGAACCGGTCCGGTATCCCCGTATGTGCTCTTGACATCCCTTCCGGGATTCACTGCGACACCGGCCGCACACTTGGTACAGCCGTGCGGGCAGAAACCACCATTCAGTTCGGACTAAACAAGCTCGGATGCTATTTGGGGGATGGTCCCGACTGCGCAGGAACCAGGGTTCTTGCCTCCCTGCCCTTTCCGAACCGCTACAAACATTCTGTTTCGGTCAGGCTGGCAGAGATGAACCGGGAGGCAACCGAAGCCCTTCTTCACACCCCGCCCTCCCGCAGAAGCCACAAATATAATAACGGTGTGGTGCATGTCATCGGCGGGTCGCCCGGACTCACAGGGGCTCCGGCATACACGGCGCGGGCCGCCTGGACTCTGGGACTGGGCGCGGTATCCCTGATTCATCCGGCCGGATGGCAAACCGCCGCCACTCTAGAAACTCCGTCCATTATCCGGTATCCCGCCGGTGGTGATACGGATCATCACTTCACTCCGGATCACATCGAACAGGTACTGAACACTCTGAGAGAAAAACCGGGTGTAGCCGTCATAGGGCCGGGTATAGGCCGGAATGAGGGAACAATGGCGTTCTGCCGGGAAATTATCCGGCGCAGCGAGGGCCCGCTGGTCATCGATGCGGATGCCTTGAGATGTCTTGCTGGTGCGGGTGCCCTGCTGAAAGAACGGAGCGAAAAAGGACCGGTTGTTCTGACTCCACATCCGGGAGAGCTGAAAGCACTGACCGATACCGGCTCCGGCGATGATTCTGACAGGCTCCGGGCGGCTATTTCATATTCAGAGTCAACCGGCGCCACTGTGCTTGCGAAGGGCAATCCGGTGATTGTCCATTCTGCTGAGGAGAAGAAAACCATTTTGACACCTTATGATTCCACCATTTTTGCCCGTGCGGGATTCGGTGACATACTTGCAGGAAACCTCGCTGCGTTTCTGAGCAGAACGAGTCAGCCATCAAGAGGGAGCGAGGCTGCGCTTGTATACGGATATCACAAATGGAACGAGATTGTCTCGAGGGGCAAACCGTTTCCGGAACCATCAGATTTTACATGA
- the sthA gene encoding Si-specific NAD(P)(+) transhydrogenase, translating into MSKDYDVIILGSGPSGFSCAMQTAKFDKKALIVESNEEYLGGAWINAGTVPSKALRETATNIYKYNAQFGDADEKKPYEQFRMRDVLKYKDRVLASENSEIKDNLIKNEVDTALGFGRIIDPHTVEIKSEDGTVKTCTADYILVSTGARSTQPEEFHVDHSRVLDNRSILDIHYIPKRLVIVGTNVQAIEFATIFSALGTRVTILNGQDDYLVFLDREVKNEFAGILEDFRINIFNRTRVLQVGENPLRNCTEVKFEEKDTGKMHVVETEQVLYFGERIPNSANIGLEDVGIETDEKGFVNVDQNYRTNVPSIFAAGDVIGYPGLASASFSQGRIASCNMFEASSLEIESVIPYGIYSIPEIASIGLTEAEARQQDHDVTIGRAYYRNLTKANIAKNQRGMFKLVFDTKTLRLLGVHIVGEGACDLIHIGQAVIRFQGSVRYFLDTVHNYPTYSEAYRIAAFNGINRVYKSGVKYKNILENR; encoded by the coding sequence ATGAGCAAAGATTATGATGTCATCATTCTGGGAAGCGGACCCTCCGGCTTCTCGTGTGCCATGCAGACGGCCAAGTTCGACAAGAAGGCCCTGATTGTAGAATCCAATGAGGAATACCTGGGGGGTGCATGGATAAACGCCGGCACAGTACCGAGCAAGGCTTTGCGGGAAACCGCCACCAACATTTACAAATACAATGCCCAGTTTGGCGATGCGGACGAAAAAAAGCCCTATGAGCAATTCCGCATGCGCGATGTACTGAAATACAAGGACCGCGTACTGGCTTCCGAAAACAGCGAGATCAAGGATAATCTGATAAAGAACGAGGTTGATACCGCACTGGGTTTCGGCCGGATCATTGATCCGCACACGGTAGAGATAAAAAGTGAAGACGGAACGGTAAAGACCTGCACCGCAGACTATATCCTTGTGTCGACCGGTGCCCGTTCAACACAGCCTGAAGAGTTTCATGTGGACCATTCCAGGGTTCTGGACAACCGCTCTATTCTGGATATCCACTACATCCCGAAACGGCTGGTCATTGTAGGCACCAACGTGCAGGCCATCGAGTTTGCCACCATTTTTTCCGCTTTGGGAACCAGGGTTACCATTCTCAACGGCCAGGATGACTACCTTGTATTTCTGGACCGTGAAGTGAAGAACGAATTTGCCGGCATCCTCGAAGATTTCAGGATCAATATCTTTAACCGCACGCGGGTGTTGCAGGTCGGCGAAAACCCGCTGAGAAACTGCACCGAAGTAAAGTTTGAAGAGAAGGATACCGGCAAGATGCATGTCGTAGAGACCGAGCAGGTACTCTATTTCGGTGAACGCATACCCAATTCGGCGAACATCGGGCTTGAGGATGTCGGAATTGAAACTGATGAAAAGGGCTTTGTAAATGTCGATCAGAATTACCGCACCAACGTACCCTCCATTTTTGCCGCGGGCGATGTCATCGGTTATCCCGGACTGGCTTCGGCATCCTTTTCACAGGGAAGAATAGCGTCCTGCAACATGTTTGAAGCCTCAAGCCTCGAGATCGAAAGTGTCATTCCGTATGGCATATACAGCATACCCGAAATAGCCAGTATCGGCCTGACTGAAGCGGAAGCTCGCCAGCAGGACCATGATGTTACGATCGGGCGGGCATATTACCGCAACCTAACCAAGGCGAATATTGCAAAAAACCAGCGGGGAATGTTCAAGCTCGTATTTGACACGAAAACCCTTCGTCTGCTGGGCGTTCATATCGTGGGGGAAGGGGCCTGCGACCTGATACACATCGGTCAGGCGGTCATCCGGTTCCAGGGCAGCGTCAGGTATTTTCTGGATACCGTTCACAATTACCCGACCTACTCGGAGGCATACAGGATTGCCGCATTCAACGGTATCAACCGGGTGTACAAATCCGGAGTCAAATACAAGAATATTCTCGAAAACAGGTAA
- a CDS encoding VanZ family protein, with amino-acid sequence MTDLLQRYRILRIVIPPVFVLWTLTMLALTLMPSDAIPDARLFSYDKAGHFGMFGGWTFFLGLYMIVYKEKLNINLFLLMVAGIAFGALIEGMQYLLPGGRTASWGDIAANSLGCFTAYLLLHPVRNYLRRKK; translated from the coding sequence ATGACAGACTTACTTCAGCGCTACCGGATTTTACGAATTGTCATCCCGCCTGTCTTTGTTCTCTGGACACTGACCATGCTGGCGCTGACACTGATGCCGTCGGACGCTATACCCGATGCACGTCTATTTTCCTATGACAAAGCCGGTCATTTCGGCATGTTTGGCGGCTGGACTTTTTTCCTTGGTCTATATATGATTGTTTACAAGGAAAAATTGAACATCAATCTTTTTCTGTTAATGGTAGCCGGCATTGCATTCGGTGCACTGATTGAGGGAATGCAATATCTGCTTCCGGGAGGGCGAACGGCCAGCTGGGGTGATATTGCTGCAAATTCGCTGGGATGTTTTACTGCTTATTTGCTTCTGCATCCCGTTCGGAATTACCTGAGAAGGAAAAAGTAA